The Pyrus communis chromosome 9, drPyrComm1.1, whole genome shotgun sequence genome has a segment encoding these proteins:
- the LOC137745251 gene encoding auxin-responsive protein IAA4-like, whose protein sequence is MVMFAQDLEATELRLGLPGTKDSEQNTSSTTLISKSNKRPLQPDMNDEDRDSSSAKRSDQQISQPPPSKAQIVGWPPVRQYRKNCLQAKKTEAEAAGIYVKISMDGAPYLRKIDLKVYRGYPELLKALEDMFKFKVGDYCEKDLGYNNRSEFVPTYEDKDGDWMLLGDVPWEMFIASCKRLRIMKGSETKGLGCCAL, encoded by the exons ATGGTAATGTTTGCGCAGGATCTTGAAGCCACGGAGCTAAGATTAGGGTTACCAGGCACCAAGGATTCCGAGCAGAACACATCTTCTACTACTTTGATTAGCAAGAGCAACAAAAGACCACTGCAACCCGACATGAACGACGAAGACAGAGATTCTTCATCCGCCAAAAGATCCGACCAGCAGATTTCTCAGCCTCCACCTTCCAA GGCACAAATAGTAGGGTGGCCGCCGGTGAGACAATACCGGAAAAACTGCCTCCAAGCGAAGAAAACTGAGGCGGAGGCAGCCGGGATTTATGTCAAGATAAGCATGGATGGAGCTCCATATCTAAGAAAGATTGATTTGAAGGTGTACAGAGGGTATCCTGAACTGCTTAAAGCGTTGGAAGACATGTTCAAGTTCAAAGTTGGTGATTATTGTGAGAAGGATTTAGGGTACAATAACAGATCAGAATTTGTACCTACTTATGAAGACAAAGATGGAGATTGGATGCTGCTTGGAGATGTTCCGTGGGAGATGTTCATCGCCTCGTGCAAGAGGTTGAGAATCATGAAGGGTTCGGAAACGAAAGGCTTAGGCTGCTGCGCGCTCTGA
- the LOC137744704 gene encoding pathogenesis-related protein PR-4-like, whose amino-acid sequence MAGKIAPWFVLLVSVIICVLVGSAWGQSATVGSTYHLYNPAQINYDLRAVSAFCSTWDADQSYEWRSKYGWTAFCGPAGPRGEDVCGKCLLVTNTGTGAQTVVRIIDQCSNGGLDLDVNMFNQIDTDGSGYASGHLIVNYDFVDCGD is encoded by the exons ATGGCAGGGAAGATTGCACCATGGTTTGTATTGTTAGTTTCGGTCATTATCTGTGTACTAGTGGGAAGTGCGTGGGGACAAAGTGCTACTGTGGGATCCACATACCACCTCTACAATCCAGCCCAAATCAATTACGACTTGCGGGCTGTTAGTGCATTCTGCTCAACATGGGATGCCGATCAATCCTACGAATGGCGCAGCAAATATGGATGGACTGCATTTTGCGGACCTGCTGGCCCTAGGGGAGAGGACGTTTGCGGAAAGTGCCTCTTG GTGACAAACACTGGGACAGGAGCACAAACAGTGGTGAGAATTATTGATCAATGCAGCAACGGAGGGCTAGACTTGGATGTGAATATGTTTAACCAAATTGACACCGACGGTAGTGGCTACGCATCAGGCCACCTTATCGTCAACTACGATTTTGTCGACTGCGGCGACTAA
- the LOC137745192 gene encoding auxin-responsive protein IAA16-like has product MGGLIHEEQDQKYSLINFEETELRLGLPGGILGTAGKDGEASKNTGKRGFAETVDLKLNISSEDQSAGDEDQVEEMKKEKNVAPVPRSNNPIKPPAAKAQAVGWPPVRSFRKNILAVQKNGSEEGEKTNSITAAFVKVSVDGAPYLRKVDLKLYKSYQELSTALSKMFSSFTIGNCGSQGMKDFVNESKLIDLLSGSEYVPSYEDKDGDWMLVGDVPWEMFVNSCKRLRIMKGSEAIGLAPRAVEKCKNRSC; this is encoded by the exons ATGGGTGGTCTGATACACGAAGAGCAGGATCAGAAATACAGCTTGATAAACTTTGAGGAGACAGAACTGCGTCTGGGGTTGCCTGGTGGAATATTAGGCACTGCTGGAAAGGATGGTGAAGCTTCCAAGAACACTGGAAAGAGAGGGTTTGCTGAAACTGTTGATTTGAAGCTCAATATTTCATCTGAAGATCAATCGGCTGGTGATGAAGATCAAGTGGAGGAgatgaagaaggagaagaatgtTGCTCCTGTTCCTAGGTCAAATAATCCAATTAAGCCTCCTGCTGCCAA GGCTCAAGCTGTAGGTTGGCCACCTGTCCGATCATTCCGAAAGAACATCCTGGCCGTCCAAAAGAATGGCTCTGAGGAGGGTGAAAAGACCAACAGTATCACTGCAGCATTTGTTAAAGTCAGCGTGGATGGCGCGCCCTACTTGCGTAAGGTGGACCTGAAGCTGTACAAAAGCTACCAGGAGCTTTCTACTGCCTTAAGCAAAATGTTTAGCTCCTTCACCATcg GTAACTGTGGGTCACAAGGAATGAAGGATTTCGTGAACGAGAGCAAACTAATAGACCTTCTGAGTGGTTCTGAGTATGTGCCTAGTTATGAGGACAAGGATGGAGATTGGATGCTTGTTGGAGATGTGCCATGGGA AATGTTTGTCAATTCATGCAAACGCCTGCGAATAATGAAGGGATCTGAGGCTATTGGACTTG CACCAAGAGCGGTGGAGAAGTGCAAGAACAGAAGTTGCTAG